One Cohnella candidum genomic region harbors:
- a CDS encoding GH1 family beta-glucosidase, which yields MNDTRFPEGFVWGTATSAYQIEGAANEGGKGESIWDRFCHTPGKIAGGDTGDTACDHYHRYKEDIALLAELGIPNYRFSIAWPRIFPEKGKVNPEGIRFYHGLLDELQKYGIEPMATIFHWDLPQWIQDEGGWASRDIVPHFLAYAELLFREYGGRVNKWNTINEPWVVSMLGHGTGVNAPGHTDWYEALAVAHHVLLCHGLTVRKYKAMGFTGEIGIVLNFTPTYPATESAEDKAAAARYDGYFNTWFLGPVFKAAYPADMAAWYAAKLGPLRFIQDGDLEIMNTPGDFLAFNYYTRDVVKAGSGFPLLDVDFAATDADKTDMGWDIHPESLYRLLTRLKEEYTQLPIYITENGAAYDLPVVGGEIRDDNRIAYIHDHLEACLRFIREGGNLQGYYVWSFLDNFEWALGYQKRFGIVHVDYETLTRTPKRSAKWYSDVIRRNGLPERV from the coding sequence ATGAACGACACACGATTCCCGGAAGGCTTTGTCTGGGGAACGGCGACATCCGCCTATCAAATCGAAGGCGCGGCGAACGAAGGCGGCAAGGGAGAATCGATCTGGGACCGCTTCTGCCATACGCCGGGCAAGATCGCCGGCGGGGACACGGGAGATACGGCTTGCGACCACTACCATCGATATAAGGAGGACATCGCGCTTCTGGCGGAGCTCGGGATCCCGAACTACCGGTTCTCGATCGCATGGCCGCGTATTTTTCCGGAGAAAGGCAAAGTGAATCCGGAGGGCATCCGGTTTTACCATGGCTTGCTGGACGAGCTTCAGAAATACGGCATCGAGCCGATGGCTACGATTTTCCACTGGGACCTGCCCCAATGGATACAGGACGAAGGCGGCTGGGCCAGCCGGGACATTGTGCCCCATTTTCTCGCGTATGCCGAGCTCCTGTTCCGGGAGTACGGCGGCCGCGTGAACAAGTGGAACACGATCAACGAGCCTTGGGTCGTCTCGATGCTCGGCCACGGCACCGGCGTTAACGCGCCGGGCCATACCGACTGGTACGAGGCGCTGGCCGTCGCCCATCATGTGCTGCTCTGTCACGGGCTGACCGTCCGGAAGTACAAAGCAATGGGCTTTACGGGAGAAATCGGCATCGTGCTGAATTTCACCCCGACGTATCCGGCGACCGAATCCGCGGAGGACAAGGCGGCTGCCGCCCGTTACGACGGCTATTTCAACACCTGGTTTTTGGGACCGGTTTTCAAGGCTGCTTATCCCGCGGATATGGCGGCTTGGTATGCGGCCAAGCTGGGCCCCCTGCGGTTCATCCAAGACGGGGATCTGGAAATCATGAATACGCCGGGCGACTTTCTCGCGTTCAACTACTACACGCGCGACGTCGTTAAAGCCGGCAGCGGATTTCCGCTGCTGGACGTCGATTTCGCGGCAACGGACGCCGACAAGACGGACATGGGCTGGGACATCCATCCGGAATCGCTGTACCGCCTGCTGACCCGTTTGAAGGAAGAGTACACGCAGCTGCCGATCTACATTACGGAGAACGGCGCCGCTTACGATCTCCCGGTAGTCGGAGGAGAGATCCGGGACGACAACCGCATTGCGTACATTCACGACCATCTGGAAGCCTGCCTCCGGTTTATCCGCGAGGGTGGAAACCTGCAAGGATATTACGTGTGGTCGTTCCTCGACAATTTTGAATGGGCGCTCGGTTACCAGAAGCGGTTCGGCATCGTGCACGTCGATTACGAGACGCTGACTCGCACCCCCAAACGAAGCGCGAAATGGTATTCGGACGTCATTCGGCGCAACGGCTTGCCGGAGCGGGTATAG
- a CDS encoding SDR family NAD(P)-dependent oxidoreductase, producing the protein MKLQQRAVIVTGAGSGIGRAICLEMAKEGARVVVADIQQAGCDETVRLVREAGGEAIAVRVDVTEATQIEAMVDAAIQAYGRIDVVCNNAGIGGAALPALEASEDMWDRVMNVNVKSMFMVCRRVIPHMLRNGGGTIINTSSASGFIASPAGCDYTASKHAILGLTKQLAYEYGQKGIRVNAICPGVIETALTKDVAVDGGPFEQLTMNAPAGRYGQPEEVAKAAVFLASDDASFMHGAAVRVDGGSTVY; encoded by the coding sequence ATGAAACTGCAACAAAGAGCCGTTATCGTCACGGGTGCGGGATCCGGAATCGGGCGGGCGATTTGCCTGGAGATGGCGAAGGAAGGCGCGCGGGTCGTTGTCGCGGACATCCAGCAGGCCGGCTGCGACGAAACCGTCCGCCTCGTACGGGAAGCGGGCGGGGAAGCGATCGCCGTGCGGGTCGACGTCACGGAAGCGACGCAGATCGAGGCGATGGTGGATGCGGCGATTCAAGCCTACGGACGAATCGACGTCGTATGCAATAATGCCGGCATCGGAGGAGCCGCGCTGCCGGCGCTGGAAGCGTCCGAGGACATGTGGGACCGCGTCATGAACGTCAACGTGAAGAGCATGTTCATGGTCTGTCGGCGCGTCATTCCGCATATGCTGCGCAACGGCGGAGGCACTATTATCAACACCTCTTCCGCCTCCGGATTCATCGCCAGCCCCGCCGGCTGCGACTACACGGCGTCCAAACACGCCATCCTCGGACTCACGAAACAACTGGCTTACGAGTACGGGCAGAAGGGAATCCGCGTCAACGCGATTTGCCCGGGCGTCATCGAGACAGCGCTGACCAAGGACGTCGCGGTCGACGGAGGACCGTTCGAGCAGTTGACGATGAACGCGCCGGCCGGCCGTTACGGACAGCCGGAGGAAGTGGCGAAAGCCGCCGTGTTCCTGGCTTCCGACGACGCGAGTTTCATGCACGGCGCGGCCGTTCGCGTCGACGGAGGTTCCACCGTTTATTAA
- a CDS encoding beta-galactosidase yields MAVRMQSGKFTIDGQDVFLYGGECHYFRVPKQEWKDRLDKLKAAGCNLVSTYVPWVWHEISEGSYDLTGTTRGERDLKSFLELVAESGLYCIVRPGPYVMAEVRYEGVPTWVHEQYPEVVAKQRGGENHPARIVSYRHPTFLAKVRNWYEVVNEVLAPMQITRGGPVIMYQLCNEIGMLHWVTNTSDFNPDTLKRFGEYLSGRFESVASFNEAYGVEEASFGAFAERFGRGLSENDPSFHTLWGEFWRTYIRDYVGDLRGFARWTGIDVPFIINVHGFKDYSIYSRGTDYPVGLSQLYETVQFDDVVLAGDFYPGHIGYDSYHDLVLASAYTKAVSHPEQPLFSAEFQSGRLVDRPRLYPQDLDLNTRTCVAHGMNALNYYMFAAGENYEHIGLFGRRHEWQAPLDSAGNPGANYWKAQHLGRMFQAIGTRLLNAPKRIHTHIGFHPNDYMTEVVEEREQGMIREIVAKREQAAFDGIVRLLVAANLQFEAVDLLRPIRVQDVPTLWVFSTAYMEAELQSRLAEYVLQGGKLVLYPEIPTKDRMGKPCTVLKDALDLGDFEIVSAYADYVDVLDVDSVLVRQRLRFSRYEGRKVASFTREGGDEVAAYLKPAGRGEILVFGVSMGQDYAYQLEVIRKVAALVGIEGHLSASNDNLSLVERTDGERSFLFVHNYDEVAQSAVLSRDGQTLFGGSEVALEPRGGAIFLLQDRVAPGLVVEEATAEMTGLEAGGNDVKMTFKPHGGSGRVKLRFEGRWTDRGGKEYRDESFLYEVKEDDEGQFHFSRQA; encoded by the coding sequence ATGGCTGTGCGGATGCAGAGCGGCAAATTTACGATCGATGGGCAAGACGTTTTTCTTTACGGCGGGGAATGCCATTACTTCCGGGTTCCGAAGCAAGAGTGGAAAGACCGGCTCGATAAATTGAAGGCGGCGGGCTGCAACCTCGTCAGCACCTACGTTCCATGGGTCTGGCACGAAATTTCGGAAGGCAGCTACGACCTGACCGGCACGACGCGGGGAGAGCGGGATCTGAAATCGTTCCTCGAACTGGTGGCGGAATCCGGCTTATACTGCATCGTCCGCCCGGGTCCGTACGTTATGGCCGAGGTGCGTTATGAAGGCGTGCCGACCTGGGTGCACGAGCAGTATCCCGAAGTCGTGGCGAAGCAGCGCGGCGGGGAGAATCATCCGGCCCGCATCGTGTCTTATCGCCATCCGACTTTCCTTGCGAAGGTGCGCAATTGGTACGAGGTGGTAAACGAGGTTCTCGCGCCCATGCAAATCACGCGCGGCGGTCCGGTCATCATGTACCAGCTGTGCAACGAGATCGGCATGCTGCATTGGGTGACGAACACGTCCGATTTCAATCCGGACACGCTGAAGAGGTTCGGCGAATATCTATCCGGGCGTTTCGAATCCGTTGCGTCGTTCAACGAAGCTTACGGCGTGGAGGAAGCGTCTTTCGGCGCGTTCGCAGAGCGGTTCGGCCGCGGGTTAAGCGAGAACGATCCTTCGTTCCATACGCTGTGGGGCGAGTTCTGGCGGACGTATATCCGCGATTACGTGGGAGACTTGCGCGGTTTCGCGCGCTGGACGGGCATCGACGTTCCGTTCATCATCAACGTGCACGGCTTCAAGGACTACTCGATCTACAGCCGGGGCACCGATTATCCGGTCGGGCTGTCCCAGCTGTATGAGACGGTGCAATTCGACGACGTCGTGCTGGCGGGGGACTTCTACCCCGGTCACATCGGCTACGACAGCTATCACGACCTGGTGCTGGCGTCCGCCTACACGAAGGCGGTATCACATCCGGAACAGCCGCTGTTCTCGGCGGAATTCCAATCCGGACGCCTGGTCGACCGGCCGCGCCTATACCCCCAGGACCTCGACCTCAACACGCGTACTTGCGTCGCGCATGGCATGAACGCGCTCAACTATTACATGTTCGCGGCCGGTGAGAATTACGAGCATATCGGGCTGTTCGGCCGCCGCCACGAATGGCAGGCGCCGCTTGATTCCGCCGGCAATCCGGGCGCGAATTATTGGAAAGCCCAGCATCTGGGCCGCATGTTCCAGGCGATCGGAACCCGGCTGCTGAATGCGCCCAAGCGCATTCACACGCATATCGGTTTCCACCCGAACGACTATATGACGGAGGTCGTGGAGGAGCGCGAGCAAGGGATGATCCGCGAAATCGTGGCGAAGCGGGAACAAGCGGCATTCGACGGCATCGTCCGGCTTCTCGTGGCGGCGAACCTGCAGTTCGAAGCGGTGGATTTGCTGCGGCCGATCCGCGTGCAGGACGTGCCTACGCTATGGGTATTCTCGACCGCGTACATGGAGGCGGAGCTTCAGAGCCGGCTGGCGGAGTACGTACTGCAGGGCGGCAAACTCGTGCTGTACCCGGAAATTCCGACGAAGGACCGGATGGGCAAGCCCTGCACGGTGCTTAAAGACGCGCTCGACCTCGGCGATTTCGAGATCGTGTCCGCCTACGCGGATTACGTCGACGTGCTGGACGTCGATTCGGTGCTGGTGCGCCAGCGCCTTCGGTTTTCCCGTTACGAGGGCCGGAAAGTCGCCTCCTTCACCCGCGAGGGCGGAGATGAGGTTGCCGCTTACCTGAAGCCGGCCGGCCGGGGCGAGATTCTCGTGTTCGGCGTGTCGATGGGACAGGACTATGCGTATCAATTGGAGGTCATCCGAAAAGTCGCCGCGCTGGTCGGCATCGAAGGCCATCTGTCGGCAAGCAACGATAACCTGTCGCTCGTCGAAAGAACGGACGGAGAACGTTCCTTTCTGTTCGTCCACAATTACGACGAGGTGGCGCAAAGCGCGGTGTTGAGCCGTGACGGACAAACGCTGTTCGGCGGCTCGGAAGTGGCGCTGGAGCCTCGCGGCGGCGCGATTTTCCTGCTTCAAGACCGGGTAGCGCCGGGTCTCGTCGTCGAGGAAGCGACGGCGGAGATGACCGGACTTGAGGCGGGCGGAAACGATGTGAAGATGACTTTCAAGCCGCATGGCGGATCGGGCCGGGTGAAGCTTCGGTTCGAAGGACGCTGGACGGACCGTGGCGGCAAAGAATACCGAGATGAATCGTTCTTGTACGAAGTGAAGGAAGATGATGAGGGGCAATTTCATTTCAGCAGGCAAGCATAG
- a CDS encoding carbohydrate ABC transporter permease produces the protein MTLLRKRQLWVYLVLILGSLLVVYPFIFMILNSFKIGTEILNYPTRLPRHWSLNGYHRVFEQLDLGNMFKNTIIIAVSVTALNVVLSSMVAYALSKLNFPGKGLLFQVIIGSMMIPGVLLMIPAYSMYYQWGWINTYTVMIIPAALSAYNIFLIRQFMTAIPNDFLEASRLDGCTEIQTFLRIVLPMSLPVLSTVAILTFMGSWNDLAGPLLYLQDREMYTLQLGLYTIKSEIPGQNLDQLWAALTMTTLPVVVVFFFLQRYFVNAFTGVGLK, from the coding sequence ATGACTCTATTACGAAAACGGCAGTTATGGGTTTATCTGGTGCTGATTCTCGGGTCTTTGCTGGTCGTCTATCCGTTCATTTTCATGATATTGAACTCTTTCAAGATCGGAACGGAGATCCTCAATTACCCGACGCGTCTGCCCCGGCATTGGTCCCTTAACGGTTACCATAGAGTGTTCGAGCAGCTTGACCTGGGCAATATGTTCAAAAACACGATCATCATCGCCGTCAGCGTCACCGCGCTGAACGTCGTGCTCAGCTCCATGGTCGCCTATGCGCTGAGCAAGTTGAATTTTCCCGGCAAAGGCCTGCTGTTCCAGGTCATTATCGGATCGATGATGATCCCAGGCGTGCTGCTCATGATCCCGGCGTACTCGATGTATTACCAATGGGGATGGATCAACACCTACACGGTCATGATCATTCCCGCGGCGCTCAGCGCCTACAATATTTTCTTGATCCGTCAGTTTATGACGGCCATCCCGAACGATTTTCTCGAGGCCTCGCGGCTGGACGGCTGCACGGAAATCCAGACTTTTCTGCGAATCGTGCTCCCCATGTCTTTGCCGGTATTGTCGACCGTCGCCATCCTGACGTTCATGGGCAGCTGGAACGACCTCGCCGGTCCGCTCCTGTATCTTCAGGACAGGGAAATGTACACGCTGCAGCTCGGGCTGTACACGATCAAGTCGGAAATTCCCGGACAAAATCTGGACCAGCTCTGGGCCGCGCTGACGATGACCACGCTGCCGGTGGTCGTGGTCTTCTTCTTCCTGCAGCGATACTTCGTCAACGCCTTTACCGGCGTGGGCTTGAAATAA